AACGCGTCTGCCGCCAACAAGACCGTCAGGAAGAGCCAGACGACGCTGGTCGCCACGACGAGCCACGGTGGCAGTCCCTCCCCGGCGGCCAGGGCCGCGCCGACATCGCTCGCGACCGCGTAGGTCTGGACGAGAAAGAACACGCCCATCACGCCCACGACCGCCATGAACGCGAGCCAGAGGTCCTGCTGTCTGACCCAACGGTACCCCCGAAGCAGGTCGATCCGGGCGATCTCTACACTCCGGGCAGGGACTGGCACGAGTGAGTTACGTCTGCCTGCTGGCGAGCGGACACCGGGGTCGTCCGAGACGTGCGCCGAGGACCCCGAGAGGCTGGCAGACCCATCAGCCATCCGCCCCGCCTCCATCAGTGGCTGGCTGGGTAGCTGCCGAGGCCGGCTGGTCAGGGGCTGGGCCGTCCCGTTGGGCCGTGATCTCGAGGAACGCCGTCTCGAGGTCGGGCGATGCCGCGGCCTGCTGTTTCAATTGTGCGGGCGGGGCCTCGGCGACGAGGGTCCCGTCGTCGATGACGCCGACGGTGTCGGCCAGCTCTTCGACGACCGGCAGGATGTGCGTCGAGAGAAAGACGGTCATCTCGCGGGTGACGAGATCGGCGATCGTGTCCCGCACAGTGCGGGCGGCACGTGGATCGAGGCCACTCGTGGGTTCGTCGAGAAAGACCACGTCGGGATCGTGAAACAGCGCCGCGATGATGCCGACTTTCTTGGTCATCCCCGTCGAGTAGGTTTCGATGCGCTTGTGGGCATCGCCAAGCAGACCGAACCGATCGAGGAGCGTCTCGATCCGTTCGTCGGCCCGAGCGTCTGACATGCCCTGGAGGCGGGCGACGTGGCGCAAGTGTTCCCAGGCAGTGAGCTCGTCGAAGACTGGCGGGTCGGCCGGGAGATAGCCGATCTTGTGGGTCAACGCCGGCCGATTCGAGAGGGACACGCCGGCCACTTCCCCGGATCCGGCTGTCGGTTCAGTGAGGGCGACCAGCAGTCGCATCGTCGTGGTCTTGCCGGCCCCATTCGGCCCGAGGAAGCCGTAGACGCTCCCTCGTGGAACCGACAGCGAAAGGTCAGCAACGGCGATATCGTCGCCGTAGCGTTTCGTGAGGCCGTCGGCGACGATCGCAGGGTCGGTCACGAGCTATCACTCCGCGCGGACAAACGATCGGCGGGCAGGCGTCGACAGCGTGGCGATGCGTGCCGCAGGGACCGTGGTGGGAAGTCGTCCAGCATGGGTGTAAATTACTCTTTACAGTAAAGCATGTTTTACACAGGTGCATAAATGTGGCGACGATGTGACACGGCGAACAATCGACAGCAGTTGCTCAGGGGCTGTGGAAGTGGCCGACCCCCGCAAAACGACCGCTCAGATCCGACCGGAACCGCCGCCACGGGAGGCGGTGGTCGAAGACGGTCCGTCGGTGCCGAGTTCGCCAAAGTCGATGCCGTCGAAGTGTTCGGGCGCGGTACGCTCGGTCGCATAGACGTACAAGGCAGTTCTGGCGATCCCGCTGAGGGCCTTACCGAGGAGCAAGCCGATGACGATAGCGGTGCCACCGACCAGCAGTGTCGCCACCAGCTGGACAGTCCCCAGGCCGGTCGTGGCCACGTAGGTGATCGCACCGAGGACAACGCCGACGAGTGCCAGGAGGAGCGTCACCACGTCGATCGTGGCCAACGCGCCGATGGATTCACCCCAGGTGTCCTTGAACGTCCGCGCGCTCTGTTTGAACATCGAGGTGACCGAGGGGTCTTCGAAGACGATCACCGGGACGACGAAATACGTCATCACGCTCCAGGCGACGGCGAAGACCGCGGCGAGCAGGTGGGCGACGAGATTGTCCTCGCTCTCGATTGCGCGGAGAATCACGCCGACGATCGCGGCGATGATCGACCAGGCAAGCAGTGGCAATTTCCGCTGCCAGGCGGCCGCCAGAGCGGCACGGATCGACGGGTCCTCACCACGGAAGGCGGTCCGGGTCGCCGCGATCAGTGCCGCCGTGAAAAACGACGCGAGGAACGTCTCGACGAGGTACGCGACGAACAGCGCACCGAAGATCGCCAGACCGGGTTCTTCGAACACCGGCCCAGCCACGAGGAGACTCCCGAACAGCGTCAGGAGAAACGCGATACCGGAGAGCGCACCGAGCAGTGGGAATACGAGGAGTTTCGGATGGGTTCTGAGCACGCGACCGCTCCGGCGTGCCATGCCGAACCCGATTTTGAAGCGTCTGAAAATACCCATGCCCGCGTTTCCGGACGGGGACGGATAAAGGCCAGACACAGTTTCCCAACGCGAAACGCTGGACAACCCGTATATGACACACCGTCCGAAGAGGACAACGAACGCAGTATCGACGATCGGTCCCGACGCCCGTAGAACGAGACGTCGACCCGTTGCCCCACGTCAGGAATCCAACCCATGCCCGCCACGTTCGCCTCCGTCGGCATCGAACTGGGCCGAAGCGTTCGTCTCCCCCGGCTCACGTCGGGCGGGACGTCGGTCCCTTCCAGACGAGGCTACAGCGAGCGAAGAATCGAGAGACAGAGTTGGCAAACAGTGCCCCGAGCGATTGCCAGCGGCGACTCCCGAACCGATGGCTGACAGACGCCAGTTCCTCACAGCGGTCGGAAGCGCGCTCGGAGTCGCATCGATCCTCGCCTGGTCCGGACCGGGGGTGCTCGACGGGACCGAGCCGACACACCCAGGCGGGACGGTCGTGATCGAGAACGTGGCCAACCGGTCGGTACGGGTCTCGATCACGGTCCTCGAAGACGACTGCGAGGCGGCGCTCGAAACGACGGTCCCCGGCGGCGAAACCCAGGTCTACCGCGAGTTCGTCGCTGCCGAGGCGGGGACCGTCCTCACCCTCGCGGCACACCTCGGCGACAGTGGCAGCCCGAAGACGATGGAATTTCTCCCTGCCGGCGGAGAGACCAACGCCCACCCGGAAGTGGCCCGACTGACGATCCACAACGCCGTCGAGGGGGACGCCGACTGGATCGTCGAGCCGGGCACACGGTGAGAGATGACACTGGCCTCTCGGAACGGCGGCAAACACGAGCGGTACCCGACAGGGTGACCGACCGCCATGAAGCGGCGAGCGGGCCGCGACCAGCGGCAGCATGGGACGGAGACACCGGAGATTGAGGCTGGTCGATCCGGGCCGCAGGGGTCGATCGTGCCGTTCGTTTATACCGGAGAGGGCGGCCAGCGGGCGTATGCACGATGGCATCTACGTCGTTGCCGGAGAGTGTACGACTACCTTCGACGGCTCGCGGGTTCGCGAGCACGAACAGCGCGGCCAGGTACTGGTGGTCGTCAAACCCGACAACACCGTGTTGGTCCACGACGCCGACGGCTACCAGCCGATCGCCTGGCTCACCCGCGCCGAGACGGTGACGATCGACGGGGCACACCTCGTTGCCAGCGACGGCGACCAGCGCCTCGCGGTCACGATTCACGACGAAACGGCGAGCGGTCGCTACCCCGCAAGCGCCGCCGGGACGCCAGTGGGCGAGTGCCCGGATTGTCGTGATGTGCTGGTCCGGGTCGCCGACGCGGTGGTCTGTACGGGGTGTGACGCCCGGTACGGACTCCCCGGCGACGCCGAGGTGCTCGAGACCGAGTGTGAGTGTGGTCTCCCGCGGATGCGAGTCGAACGAGGCCGGGCGTTCGAAGTCTGTGTCGACCGGGACTGTGAGTCGATGGACCAGGCCGTCACCGAGGCCTTCGATCGGGAGTGGGACTGTCCGAACTGCGAAAGTGCCCTTCGGATCATTCGCCGCGGTGGGTTGCTCGCTGGATGTGAACAGTACCCAGCGTGTGACACGGGATTTGCGTTCCCAGCCGGTGTCGTCGTGGACGAATGTGACTGTGGCCTGCCGCTGTTCGAGACGGCCGGCGGGCAGCGGTGTCTGGACGCGACCTGTGAAGCCTGGCGGACACCGGAATCAGAGACACCGGCGAACGCCTGAGGCACGCCGAGGGCGGACCGCAGGCCCTTTGATCCCGCGTTAGAACCTCAGTACATGGAACTGGTCCTCGAAAGCGGTGTCGTCCGTGGCGATGGCAGGGCTCGCGAGCAGTTTTACGACTCGCGAGGGTACGGCCGGCCGGTCGCGGAGGGCCTCGAACTGGCCCCCGTCGAGGCGGCCCACCTGCTGTATCGAAGCGACATCGAGTCCGTTCGAGACGCGGAAAGCGGTGAATCGCTGGACTTCCGGGCACTGCTGTCCTCGGCTGCCGTCTCCGAGATCGACGTCCTCGTGTATAAGGACTTGCGGGACCGGGGCTTTTACCTCTCGCCGGCACGGGACGGCTGGGTCGACGATCCTTCGGGGGCGGATTTCGTCGTCTATCCTCGTGGGAACGGCCCCTGGGACGAGGAGGTGGCCTACCGCGTGCGGGCCGAAAGTGAGCGGACAGCCGTTTCGGCGGCCTCGCTCGGCGAGAGCGTCCTGGCGGTCGTCGACGAGGAGTCGGCGATCACGTATCTCGAAACCGATTACCCGACTGTCGAGGGCGCTTCCGGGATCGATCTACCGACCGACGTCGAGGCCGACCTGCTGGGCGATCGGGTGCTGGTATGGGACCCCCCGTCGAGACTCTACCACGAAGGGTTCTACGGACAGCCGCTGGACGACGATGCGGGCAAACCGCTCCAGCTCTCACTGGTCGAGGCCGCGGCCCTGGCCGGGCGTGGCGTGCTCGAGGTCACCGGTGGCGAGGACGCGATCGTCGAGTGTGGCCGTGAGGTCGAAGGCGAGCGATTCGACCGCCGGCTTGCAGTCTACCGCGCCCTCCGGGACCGTGGCGTCGTGCCCAAGACGGGGTACAAGTTCGGTGCGGACTTCCGGACCTACGCTGACGTCGACACCGTCGATTCACTGGGCCACTCCGAGTTGCTCGTCCGAGTGCTGCCCGCCGACCACGCGTTTTCGCCGCGTGACCTCGCGCTCGACGTACGCCTCGCACACGGCGTCCGCAAACGGATGGTGTTCGCACTGGTGAGTAGTTCCGACAGCAAGACGGACATCGAGTGGCTCGAAGTCGGCCGACTGACGCCGTGAGGATGGAAAACCATTAAAGCCCTCCTGGTGGAGACGTACGCACATGGCGTCCACTTCCCCCGACGGCCGTCGCTGGCACCCCCGGGAAGTGGACAGTGTCGCCGTCGCCGGCCGGCGGGCGTAACTCGTCGCCCGGCGGGCGATGCTCCCTCCGCTTTCTCGGCCCGGTGGTTGCAGACTCCAATCACGCAAGACACGACAGCAATGACGCGAGATACACACTCCGACGACGAATCGATAGACAACCAACAGGGCGGGCCGATAGACCCACATCTCCGCACTGACGGCGGGGCCGCCGCCGGCGCAGACGACACGACGCTTGATCCGTGGGGGTCTTCGACGGTCGCCGATTACCGCAATCTCTTCGAGGAGTTCGGCATCGAGGAGTTCGAGACGATACTCCCCGAAGTGCCCGAGCCCCACTACTTGATGCGCCGTGGCGTCATCTTCGGCCATCGGGACTACCGACCGGTCGCCCGCGCGATGCGCAATGGCGACCCCTTTGCGGTCCTCTCGGGGTTCATGCCGACCGGCGACCCCCACATCGGCCACAAGCTGGTCTTCGACGAGATCATCTGGCATCAACAGCAGGGCGGGGACGCCTACGGGCTGATCGCCGATCTGGAAGCCCACGCCGCCCGCGGGCTCACCTGGGAGGAGATCGACGAGCACGCCCGGGATTACATCCTCTCGCTGCTCGCACTCGGCTTCGACCCCGAGGAAGGGACGCTCTATCGACAGTCCGAGAACCGCGAGTTGCAGGACCTGGCCTTCGAACTCGGCGCAGAGGCCCGCTTTGCCGAGTTCGAGGGGATCTACGGGTTCGACGGTGAGACCGACGTCAGCCACATGCAAAGCGTCGTCACCCAGATGGCCGACATCCTCTACCCACAACTCGCGGAGCCAAAGCCGACCGTCATCCCGGTCGGCCCCGACCAGGACCCACACATGCGCCTGGCACGGGACGTCGCCGCCCGGACGCGATACTTCGGCGTCACGGCGGCCTACGCCTCCTTCGAGACCGACGACGAGGAACGGCAGCTCCTCGCGGCGGCCTACGAGACGCTCACAGCACAGCATCCCGACCAGACCATCCGGTGTGGCGACGCCGCTACGTATCTGGACAACGGGCGGGATCGCGACGCCACCGATCCCGACGCGATGACCGTCGATCGCGTCATCACGATGCTCCGGGAAGCTGGAAAGGAACCACTCCGGCCCCGGGTTCGGTTCCTCGATCGCAACGCGACCGAGGCGGCCTTCGAGGCGCTGATCGAAGCCATCGACGGCGAAAAGCGCGTCTACGACGAACACATCGACGCCTTCGACCTGGACCACGCCGAAGCCGAGCAACTCGCTCGCGAAGTCGAACTCGACCACGGCGGCTATGGCTTCCTGGCGCCATCCTCGATCTATCACCGCTTTATGACCGGGCTGACCGGCGGGAAGATGTCCTCGTCGGTCCCGGCGAGTCACATCAGCCTGTTGGACGACCCCGAAGACGGGTACGACAAAGTCAAAGCCGCGACGACGGGTGGCCGCGAGACAGCCGACGAGCAACGCGAGAAGGGCGGCAAGCCCGACGAGTGTCCGGTCTACGAGCTGTACGCGTATCTCCTGGCGAACGACGACGACGACCTGGCGACCGAGGTCTACGAGGAGTGTGCCGGCGGCGAACGCCTCTGTGGCGGCTGTAAAGAGCAGGCCGCCGAGCTGATGGCACGGTTCCTCGAAGACCACCAAGAGGACCGCCAAGAGTGGGCGGAGCGACTCGACGACCTCGATATGTCGTTCGATTCGGCCCGCAAGCGGTGACGTGGCTGCAGAATAAAAGCGTTCGCGGAGCAGTCAGCAACCGTTAAAGGAGACAACCGAGGCCTGGGGGGCCTGGCGTGACGGGGATAGAGATTTGGCACCGTGTGCTGAATGGGGGCGTATGGACGGGCCGGTTCGGATACTACAGGTCGACGACGATCCGCAATTCGCCGAAGTGGTCGCCGAACTACTGGCCAGCCACAGCGACCACTTCGACGTCGAGATCGAATCGGACCCGGCAGCCGTGCCCGGTCGGCTGGCGAGTGATACCTTCGATTGTGTCGTCAGTGACTACCAGATGCCCGGGGTCGACGGTCTACAGTTACTCGATCGGGTCCGCACACGGTACCCGGATCTTCCGTTCGTCCTGTTTACGGGCAAGGGCAGCGAGGAAATCGCCAGTGACGCCATCGCCGCCGGCGTCACCGATTACGTCCGGAAGGGGACTGGCACCGAGCGGGTGGCGATCCTGGCAAACCGCATCGAAAACGCCGTCGAGCAGCACCGCGCCCAACAGCGCCTCAGCGATCAGACACGATCACTTCGCCGAAAAGACCGGGTGCTCGAAGCCATTCTCGAACACGTCCCGGTACACGTCTACGTCAAAGACGAGCAGGCCCGCCACACCTGGGTCAGCGACTACGGCTTCGGCTCACCGGCCCTCGTCGGGCAGACTGACGCCGAGTACTTCGACGCCGAGTGGGCCGAAGAAACCACCCGCGAAGAACTCGAAATCATCGAGACCGGCGAACCGATCGTCGATCAAGAGCGGTACGACCCGGAACGTGACATCTGGGTTCGGAACACGAAAGTCCCCTGGCGCGACGAGGACGGGGAAGTGACTGGAGTGGTCGGGGCGACCTGGGACGTGACCGAACGGGAAGACGCAAAGCGGGAGTGTGACCGCTATCACTGGCTGGTCGAAGGACTCCGGACCGCCGTCTCCCACGAGCTGCGAAATCCGCTTCAGTTGGCGGCCGGTCGCCTCGAACTGGTCACCGAGGACTGCAACAGCGAGCATCTCTCGACGGTACTCCAGGCACACAGGGATCTGGAGGCGCGCATCGAAACGACGGTCACGCTCGCGGAAGCCGGCGAGCCGGTCGACGAGACGTCGACCATCGACGTCGAGACACTGGCGCGAGAAAGCTGGGATCGCCTCGACACTGCGGGCACGCTGGCCGTCGATGGCGACCCGACGATCGAAGCCGAGGCCAAGCGACTGGAGCAACTCCTCGAGGAGTTGCTCGAGAACGCCGAGGTCCACGGCGGTCCGGAACCGACGGTGACGGTTCGCGAGACCGCAGCGGGTTTCGCTGTGACCGACGAGGGGCCGGGTCCACCGGCGGGCGAGCACGATCGACTGTTCGACGTCGGGTACACGACCGAAGCCGACCGGCACGGCTACGGACTGGCGATTGCCCGGACGATCGCCGAGGCTCACGGCTGGTCGATCGATATCGACGACAGCGGGGGCGAGACGCGAGTCGACGTGAGGACCCAAGCCAGAGAGTGAGACGCCCCGAGCGATCGGTCGGCTGGAACGACCCGCTTATGATCCAGGCCCCCCAGGCGTAGGTATGGCGGCGTCGCTCGATCCAGCGCAACTCGATCGCTACTCCCGGCAGATCGTCCTCGAATCAGTCGGCCCAGACGGCCAGGGGCAACTGCTCGACAGTGCCGTATTGGTCGTCGGCGTCGGCGGACTCGGCGCGCCGGTCGTCCAGTATCTGGCCGCCGCCGGCGTTGGCCGGCTGGGGCTGGTCGACGGCGACGTCGTGGAACGATCGAACCTCCAGCGACAGGTCGTCCACGGAACCGAGGACGTCGGGCGGGCGAAAGTCGACAGCGCCGCGGCGTTCGTCGGCGATCTCAACCCGGACGTCACGGTCCAGACCCACGAGACGACGCTTTCGGCCGAGAACGCGCCGGCCCTCATCGACGAGTACGACGTGGTTGTCGACGCGACCGACAACTTCCCGGCTCGGTTCCTCATCAACGATGCCTGTACGCTGACGGGCACGCCGTTCGTCCACGGTGCCGTCTATCGCTTCGAAGGACAGGTCACGACCTTCGACGGGACCGGTCCCTGCTACCGGTGTCTGTTCCCGACGGCCCCACCGGAAGATGCCATCCCCGACTGTGCGACGGCGGGCGTTCTCGGGATCTTGCCCGGCACGATCGGGACCATCCAGGCGACCGAGACCATCAAACACCTGCTTGCGCTGGGGGACTCTCTTCAGGGCCGCGTGCTCCACTACGACGCGACGACGATGAACGTCGATGAAGTCCCGCTGCAATCCCGGCCGGAGTGCCCGATCTGTGGCGACCAGCCGGCCGTCGATTCGGTCCAGGCCGTCACCTACGAGGGCGACTGTGCGATCACAGAGTGAGCGACGAGCAGCGGGTCCGACACGTATTCACGAAAGGCCAACAAGCAAGGACTGTTGGGATCGGCTGGGGCCTGCAGTGGTATCGACGCCCCGTGGCGCGGCCCCTGTCGACTCAGTTATTGCCGAGCCCACTCCACTCGGTGGTCGCGGCGAGGACGAATTCAAACGCCAAATTGGTCGCGAACGCGCTCGAAGAGTGATGGGGATTGCTCGTCCGACTCCGGCCCGATCACGTCCTCGTCGGGGACGATGACTGTCCGACCGTCGTCTTCCTCGGTCGCCTCGATCAGGTCGTCGGCTTTGAGATCGGCCAGGGCCGTCTCCAGGCGGTCGATGTCGACCGAGACACGCGACCGAATCTCGAAGACAGTCATGCCGTCCTCGGCGCGTTCGGCGAGCGCATCGAGTACCGCGACCTCAGTCTCCTCACGCGTGCGGTACTCCGGCTTGACTTGCATATCGCTGTGTTCGAGGCGATGGGATTTACGCTTGTTCCCGGCACGGCCCAGCAGAGAACCCGAGGATCGAACGACGGCGTCCTCGTTCGAAGGGGCACCGACGACTCCGCCAAGCAGTACGCTTTTAACCTGTAGGCGGCGACTTCATGGCAATGGGTATCAAGTGTTCGCTGTTCGGACACGCGTTCGGTGAGGCGGCCGTCGAGCGCGAGCGCCAAGAGCAAGGGAGCGAGGTCGTCATCACGATCCGGGAAGTCGAAACGTGCGAGCGCTGTGGCGAAACGCGCGTCGTCTCCGAGAACAAGGAAGTAACGACCGTCGAAACGCCCGACGACGTGGCGTTAGGAGCAGCCGACGCTGCAGACGAGTCAGAAGCCGAGGACCCAGCCGAGAGCGACGCCGAGATCGTCGACGCAGAAGCGGGCGACGATGGCGGGACCCCCGATTCTGGCCCCGAGGAAGCAACCGTCGAGCCGCCGACGTCGGCGGCCGAGGACGACGGTGTCATCCTCGAAGACGACGACGAACCCGAGCAATCGGGTCGTGACCCTGGGGAGTGGCCCGAAGAAGAGACCGCGGAACCGGAGGCCGAACCGCCGGTGGATCTGGAACCGCCCGAACAAGAGCTGTCTGTCGGCGAGGAGTCACCGTCGGTCGAGGACCACGCCGAAGAAGCCGACTCGGCCGTCTGGTCGGAGACGGCACCCGATCTGGATGGCGAGCAGGCCAGTGAGACGACGGCAACCGTCCCGGACGGGCAGTTCCAGTGTAGCGAGTGTGCGTTCAGTACCTCGGTCGAAGCCTCGTCGCTCCGCGCTGGGGACTACTGTCCGGAGTGTCACCGGGGCACACTCGTCCACGAGGCCGAGTGATCGAACCGACGCGAAAAGGGTAAACCCGCGCTTCACGAACGGACCTCCATGCGCGAGTACAAGATGCGACGGGGCGAATATCTCGAAGAGCGCGTCCCGGACATGCGGGCGAAAGTCGAGGAGTTTTTCGGCCCCATCGCCGGCACTGAACCGTACAACGACACGGAATTGCTCATCGTCGAAGACCCGGACAACCCCGTCTTCGAACGGGTAACGGTCGGCACTGTCCCCTACAGCGGCAAGAAAGACAAGCTTGCACTCGACATCGAGGAACGACCCGCAGAGGAAGTCATCGCGGCAGGAGACGTCGAAGCCGCCGAAGAAGCCGTCGCGATCAAAAACGACTTCCTCGAAGAGTCGACCGGTCGTGACGCGAAAGCACGCCGGGATTCGATGAAGCGAGACGTCGAAGACGACGCCGACGCACCCGACGATATCTCGTAATCTACCGGCCGAGGCGTTCGCGACTGACCGCGACCCCTGATGGGGTGATGATCAACTGGTCGTCGTCTTTCTGGACGATGTCGCCGCCGACCTCGTTTGCGACCTGTTTGAGTTCGTCGCTGATGTGTTCCATCGTCCGATCTTTGGTCGTGTGGCGCGTGATATCGGCGATCACGATATCGCCGTCGTAGACCGCATCCTTGATCTCGATGACGTCCTGTTTCTCGCCGATCCGGGCGATCCGGACCTCTCGCTGGGCGGTTTCCGCTGTCGTGTCGATGTCTTGTGCGTCCAGTTCGACGTAATCGTCTGTCCGCCGAGAGGTACCAGTGCCGCCGAGAATCTTGCTCATTAGTCCCATAGGCGTGTGAGCGGCCGGAACGGGTTTAGGCTTTACGTCAGACACAGTGGCAGGGAACGCCAGACGTCCAGGCACGAACACTTCAGGCGACTTGCTCCGGGACAGTCCGGAAAGCCCGGCTTCGATCGGCATCCTCGTCGGTGTCGCCGATCGCACTGGCGGCGTAGAACGCCGTCTCCGGGTCGCCGGTGCGTCGCCAGTGGTAGTAGGTCTTGGCGACGAGCCACAGCCGCCGGGTTTTCGACAGTGAAGCGTCTTCGTTCAAGACATCGTAGTCGATGGCTCTGATGCGCCGATGGTGCTCGGCATAGAGGACCGCCGCCAGCAGGACGGCAAACTGGGCGTCGGAAGGCAGATAGCGGATCCCCGCGACTCCATGGCGGTACAGCGACTCCGTTCGGGCCAGAGCAGTCCGGATCGCGGCAGCGACGTCCTCGGTCATCTCGCCCCGTCTGAGCTGGTCTTCCGTCACGTCGAAGCGTTCGAGAGTCTCACGGGGGAGATACACCCGGTCGTACTCACAGATGTCTTCCCGAACGTCACGGACGAAGTTCGTCAGCTGGAAGGCTTCCGCCAGCGACCGGGCGTGAGGGTCGGCGCGGTCGCGTTCGGCCACGTCCATGACTGTCATCATCATGTTGCCAACGGCGGCAGCCGACCCACGCATGTACTCGGTCAGTTCGTCGTAGGTCTCGTAGCGTGCTTTCTCGATATCCTGCTCCATTGCATCGACGAAGACATCGATCTCGTCGGAATCGAGGTCGTTGCGCTCGGCCAGCGTCCGGAACGCATCGAGAACCTCCCGTTCGTCCGCCGAGAGCACTGACGTCTCCGCGCTCTCACCTTTCGCCGCAGCGCGAATCGCGTTCAGTTTGTGCCGTTGTTGGTCGACAGGTGGGGGATCCTCCTGATCGACGACCTCGTCTGCGATCCGGAAGAACGCGTACAGTACGTACGTCGCTCGCCGAGTCCGATTTGGCAGTAGTCTCGTCGCGACGTAGAACGTCGTCCCTGTGCGGCGATGGATGGCTTTGCTGGTTGTGATGGGTTCAGAT
The sequence above is drawn from the Halorhabdus sp. CBA1104 genome and encodes:
- a CDS encoding ABC transporter ATP-binding protein, producing MTDPAIVADGLTKRYGDDIAVADLSLSVPRGSVYGFLGPNGAGKTTTMRLLVALTEPTAGSGEVAGVSLSNRPALTHKIGYLPADPPVFDELTAWEHLRHVARLQGMSDARADERIETLLDRFGLLGDAHKRIETYSTGMTKKVGIIAALFHDPDVVFLDEPTSGLDPRAARTVRDTIADLVTREMTVFLSTHILPVVEELADTVGVIDDGTLVAEAPPAQLKQQAAASPDLETAFLEITAQRDGPAPDQPASAATQPATDGGGADG
- a CDS encoding endonuclease NucS domain-containing protein; its protein translation is MHDGIYVVAGECTTTFDGSRVREHEQRGQVLVVVKPDNTVLVHDADGYQPIAWLTRAETVTIDGAHLVASDGDQRLAVTIHDETASGRYPASAAGTPVGECPDCRDVLVRVADAVVCTGCDARYGLPGDAEVLETECECGLPRMRVERGRAFEVCVDRDCESMDQAVTEAFDREWDCPNCESALRIIRRGGLLAGCEQYPACDTGFAFPAGVVVDECDCGLPLFETAGGQRCLDATCEAWRTPESETPANA
- the endA gene encoding tRNA-intron lyase, which codes for MELVLESGVVRGDGRAREQFYDSRGYGRPVAEGLELAPVEAAHLLYRSDIESVRDAESGESLDFRALLSSAAVSEIDVLVYKDLRDRGFYLSPARDGWVDDPSGADFVVYPRGNGPWDEEVAYRVRAESERTAVSAASLGESVLAVVDEESAITYLETDYPTVEGASGIDLPTDVEADLLGDRVLVWDPPSRLYHEGFYGQPLDDDAGKPLQLSLVEAAALAGRGVLEVTGGEDAIVECGREVEGERFDRRLAVYRALRDRGVVPKTGYKFGADFRTYADVDTVDSLGHSELLVRVLPADHAFSPRDLALDVRLAHGVRKRMVFALVSSSDSKTDIEWLEVGRLTP
- a CDS encoding response regulator produces the protein MDGPVRILQVDDDPQFAEVVAELLASHSDHFDVEIESDPAAVPGRLASDTFDCVVSDYQMPGVDGLQLLDRVRTRYPDLPFVLFTGKGSEEIASDAIAAGVTDYVRKGTGTERVAILANRIENAVEQHRAQQRLSDQTRSLRRKDRVLEAILEHVPVHVYVKDEQARHTWVSDYGFGSPALVGQTDAEYFDAEWAEETTREELEIIETGEPIVDQERYDPERDIWVRNTKVPWRDEDGEVTGVVGATWDVTEREDAKRECDRYHWLVEGLRTAVSHELRNPLQLAAGRLELVTEDCNSEHLSTVLQAHRDLEARIETTVTLAEAGEPVDETSTIDVETLARESWDRLDTAGTLAVDGDPTIEAEAKRLEQLLEELLENAEVHGGPEPTVTVRETAAGFAVTDEGPGPPAGEHDRLFDVGYTTEADRHGYGLAIARTIAEAHGWSIDIDDSGGETRVDVRTQARE
- a CDS encoding DUF5611 family protein; the protein is MREYKMRRGEYLEERVPDMRAKVEEFFGPIAGTEPYNDTELLIVEDPDNPVFERVTVGTVPYSGKKDKLALDIEERPAEEVIAAGDVEAAEEAVAIKNDFLEESTGRDAKARRDSMKRDVEDDADAPDDIS
- a CDS encoding DUF6159 family protein, translated to MARRSGRVLRTHPKLLVFPLLGALSGIAFLLTLFGSLLVAGPVFEEPGLAIFGALFVAYLVETFLASFFTAALIAATRTAFRGEDPSIRAALAAAWQRKLPLLAWSIIAAIVGVILRAIESEDNLVAHLLAAVFAVAWSVMTYFVVPVIVFEDPSVTSMFKQSARTFKDTWGESIGALATIDVVTLLLALVGVVLGAITYVATTGLGTVQLVATLLVGGTAIVIGLLLGKALSGIARTALYVYATERTAPEHFDGIDFGELGTDGPSSTTASRGGGSGRI
- a CDS encoding tryptophan--tRNA ligase: MTRDTHSDDESIDNQQGGPIDPHLRTDGGAAAGADDTTLDPWGSSTVADYRNLFEEFGIEEFETILPEVPEPHYLMRRGVIFGHRDYRPVARAMRNGDPFAVLSGFMPTGDPHIGHKLVFDEIIWHQQQGGDAYGLIADLEAHAARGLTWEEIDEHARDYILSLLALGFDPEEGTLYRQSENRELQDLAFELGAEARFAEFEGIYGFDGETDVSHMQSVVTQMADILYPQLAEPKPTVIPVGPDQDPHMRLARDVAARTRYFGVTAAYASFETDDEERQLLAAAYETLTAQHPDQTIRCGDAATYLDNGRDRDATDPDAMTVDRVITMLREAGKEPLRPRVRFLDRNATEAAFEALIEAIDGEKRVYDEHIDAFDLDHAEAEQLAREVELDHGGYGFLAPSSIYHRFMTGLTGGKMSSSVPASHISLLDDPEDGYDKVKAATTGGRETADEQREKGGKPDECPVYELYAYLLANDDDDLATEVYEECAGGERLCGGCKEQAAELMARFLEDHQEDRQEWAERLDDLDMSFDSARKR
- the sepF gene encoding cell division protein SepF gives rise to the protein MGLMSKILGGTGTSRRTDDYVELDAQDIDTTAETAQREVRIARIGEKQDVIEIKDAVYDGDIVIADITRHTTKDRTMEHISDELKQVANEVGGDIVQKDDDQLIITPSGVAVSRERLGR
- a CDS encoding molybdopterin-synthase adenylyltransferase MoeB; amino-acid sequence: MAASLDPAQLDRYSRQIVLESVGPDGQGQLLDSAVLVVGVGGLGAPVVQYLAAAGVGRLGLVDGDVVERSNLQRQVVHGTEDVGRAKVDSAAAFVGDLNPDVTVQTHETTLSAENAPALIDEYDVVVDATDNFPARFLINDACTLTGTPFVHGAVYRFEGQVTTFDGTGPCYRCLFPTAPPEDAIPDCATAGVLGILPGTIGTIQATETIKHLLALGDSLQGRVLHYDATTMNVDEVPLQSRPECPICGDQPAVDSVQAVTYEGDCAITE
- a CDS encoding DUF6432 family protein; the protein is MQVKPEYRTREETEVAVLDALAERAEDGMTVFEIRSRVSVDIDRLETALADLKADDLIEATEEDDGRTVIVPDEDVIGPESDEQSPSLFERVRDQFGV